The Actinomycetota bacterium genome includes a window with the following:
- the proC gene encoding pyrroline-5-carboxylate reductase: protein MDGTLAIIGAGRMGEALLSGLLRSAWVEPAQVVCTARRTERCDELHETYGVSATTDNVAAIEAADVVVLAVKPQTIHQLLEQVGSAFHAGQTVISVIAGVPTSALERYLPDEIPVVRVMSNVPVQVDEAMSVVTAGSHATEADLDVATEILSHVGRVLRLAEEHLDAVTALSGSGPAYFFLLAEAMIDAGILLGLPRDVSTDLIVQTMVGSAKMLRDTGRHPVELREMVTSPGGTTIAAVRELEQARVRAAFLNAIEAAKRRSEELAGPH from the coding sequence GTGGACGGAACGCTCGCCATCATCGGGGCGGGCCGCATGGGCGAGGCGCTGCTCAGCGGGCTGCTGCGGTCCGCGTGGGTCGAACCGGCGCAGGTGGTCTGCACCGCTCGGCGCACGGAGCGTTGCGACGAGTTGCACGAGACCTACGGCGTCTCCGCGACGACCGACAACGTCGCCGCTATCGAGGCCGCGGACGTCGTCGTCCTCGCCGTCAAGCCCCAGACCATCCACCAGCTGCTCGAGCAGGTGGGCAGCGCGTTCCACGCGGGCCAGACGGTGATCAGCGTGATCGCCGGGGTCCCCACGTCCGCGCTCGAGCGCTACCTACCCGACGAGATCCCCGTGGTCCGGGTCATGAGTAACGTCCCCGTCCAGGTCGACGAGGCGATGTCCGTCGTGACGGCGGGGAGCCACGCCACCGAGGCGGATCTCGACGTCGCAACTGAGATCCTCAGCCACGTCGGTCGCGTCCTGCGGCTGGCCGAAGAGCACCTCGACGCCGTCACCGCGCTGTCGGGCTCGGGTCCGGCCTACTTCTTCCTACTCGCCGAGGCGATGATCGACGCCGGGATCCTGCTCGGACTGCCCCGTGATGTCTCGACGGACCTGATCGTGCAGACCATGGTCGGCTCGGCCAAGATGCTCCGGGACACCGGCCGCCACCCGGTCGAGCTGCGCGAGATGGTCACCTCGCCGGGCGGGACGACCATCGCCGCCGTGCGTGAGCTCGAGCAGGCGCGGGTCCGCGCCGCTTTCCTCAACGCCATCGAGGCCGCGAAGCGGCGCAGCGAGGAGCTCGCCGGCCCCCACTAG
- a CDS encoding cell wall-binding repeat-containing protein, protein MQRAWWLVVLACLLVATPVSGASGERVVERLAGDTRIDTAAAIATRAFPDGAPRVYLARADVLADAVAAGSLRDGPVLLIPSCDGVPSVVHRTIARIDPDRVTALGGTSALCDETLEAVAGSERPTDRLAGASRIETAATIARRSFPMRADSVYLARADELADAVAAGALTDGPVLLVPSCAGVPAIVSAEIDRLDPSRVFALGGEAAVCERTLVQAARGRTRARLAGPTRTTTAVAISEHEFPAGATAVYLARADGLADAVAAGILTGGPILLVPSCGSLPAAVAREIGRLDPDRIVVLGGEEAVCTATAERTRDVRLCRTAAHTNRGPATVGVAVTAAVATPAGPWVVTRHREPAVAAHVDTLTGRVSQVVQMPTIRGAWAATAHAGAVYVGGTDHPDLYRIDRARGVARRVARVAGERQFWDLTTSPDGRIYGGTFPGGAVFEYDPLQATTRSWPQVVAGQEYVRSIAATRQHVFAGIGPEAALVRIDRVTNEQVHLAEEQLRGEAFVYDLAVEASTVVAGTWPSGLLVTLDTENPDDVEVVRAETGARAAISTITLAGREVFFTTRSGRLWRYDLDTEELRQLAHPLDAEETRALFVELDTITGVGGSGVIWTYDRASGATEVRGLAEIGLEPGPEPAQSLLVRGTKVHVGGHWQLDVLDLESGQRHQHRAPGEPKVLAAASDAVLAALYPDGELWRLDGTGSPQQLTLRVGDAQIRPRDIEVVPGTGRIVIATQPDYGRLGGALAVIDPGRGPVVLKDVIPWQGVRALTSDGGVLLLGSEIWGGIGAEPLAREAVVGAYRDLSATPEWDLVPVPGATAIVGLEVVDGHPVGVTDGGIVFTIDPSVPEVVWRVDVGASVRAMTVADGYLHVATAAGVVRVNPWTTVTATVLAGDATAVAARTRGCGLVAVVDRDLLVGRV, encoded by the coding sequence ATGCAGCGTGCGTGGTGGCTCGTCGTGCTGGCGTGCCTGCTCGTCGCGACTCCGGTGTCAGGAGCGTCCGGTGAGCGCGTCGTCGAGCGCCTCGCGGGAGACACACGGATCGACACCGCAGCCGCCATCGCCACGAGGGCGTTCCCCGACGGGGCACCACGGGTGTACCTCGCGCGTGCCGACGTCCTCGCCGATGCGGTGGCGGCCGGGTCCCTGCGTGATGGTCCCGTCCTCTTGATCCCGTCGTGCGATGGGGTTCCCTCGGTGGTGCACCGGACCATCGCGAGGATCGACCCCGACCGCGTGACGGCGCTCGGTGGCACCTCGGCGCTATGTGACGAGACGCTGGAGGCGGTCGCCGGATCCGAGCGGCCCACCGATCGTCTCGCGGGGGCGTCCCGGATCGAGACGGCGGCGACGATCGCACGGCGATCGTTCCCGATGCGGGCGGACAGCGTCTACCTGGCCCGCGCGGACGAACTCGCAGACGCCGTCGCGGCGGGCGCGCTGACGGACGGACCCGTGCTGCTCGTACCGTCGTGCGCCGGCGTGCCCGCGATCGTGAGCGCCGAGATCGACCGACTGGATCCCTCCCGGGTGTTCGCCCTGGGAGGTGAGGCCGCGGTGTGCGAACGGACCCTGGTCCAGGCGGCTCGGGGCAGGACACGCGCGCGGCTGGCCGGCCCCACCCGGACGACGACCGCCGTTGCCATCTCGGAGCACGAGTTCCCAGCCGGTGCCACCGCCGTGTACCTGGCACGCGCCGACGGACTCGCTGATGCCGTCGCGGCGGGGATCCTCACCGGGGGACCGATCCTGCTCGTGCCCTCGTGCGGATCGTTGCCTGCAGCCGTCGCACGTGAGATCGGCCGACTCGATCCGGATCGCATCGTCGTGCTGGGGGGCGAGGAAGCGGTCTGCACCGCGACCGCCGAGCGGACGCGCGACGTCAGGCTCTGTCGTACGGCCGCGCACACGAACCGGGGGCCGGCCACCGTCGGCGTCGCCGTCACCGCGGCCGTCGCGACCCCAGCGGGACCGTGGGTCGTCACCCGTCACCGCGAGCCGGCGGTCGCCGCGCACGTCGACACGCTGACCGGACGGGTCTCGCAGGTCGTGCAGATGCCGACCATCCGCGGCGCCTGGGCGGCGACTGCGCACGCGGGCGCGGTCTACGTCGGTGGCACCGACCACCCCGATCTGTACCGCATCGATCGGGCAAGGGGGGTAGCCCGTCGCGTGGCCCGGGTAGCGGGGGAACGCCAGTTCTGGGACCTCACGACGTCACCCGACGGCCGCATCTACGGAGGGACGTTCCCCGGAGGCGCGGTGTTCGAGTACGACCCCCTCCAGGCCACCACCCGGTCGTGGCCGCAAGTCGTGGCGGGCCAGGAGTACGTCCGCAGCATCGCCGCGACGAGGCAGCACGTGTTCGCCGGGATCGGCCCGGAGGCAGCCCTCGTCCGCATCGATCGGGTCACGAACGAGCAGGTGCACCTCGCGGAGGAGCAGCTGAGGGGCGAGGCGTTCGTCTACGACCTGGCCGTGGAGGCCAGCACCGTGGTCGCCGGCACGTGGCCATCGGGGTTGCTCGTGACCCTCGACACCGAGAACCCCGATGACGTCGAGGTGGTCCGTGCGGAGACGGGCGCAAGAGCGGCGATCAGCACCATCACGCTCGCGGGCCGCGAGGTGTTCTTCACCACGCGATCCGGTCGCCTCTGGCGCTACGACCTCGACACCGAGGAGCTGCGTCAGCTGGCCCATCCGCTCGACGCCGAGGAGACACGAGCGCTGTTCGTCGAGCTCGACACCATCACCGGTGTCGGAGGCTCGGGTGTGATCTGGACCTACGACCGCGCGAGCGGTGCGACGGAGGTCCGAGGACTGGCCGAGATCGGGCTCGAGCCGGGCCCGGAGCCCGCCCAGAGCCTGCTGGTCCGCGGCACCAAGGTCCACGTCGGCGGTCACTGGCAGCTCGACGTGCTCGACCTCGAGAGCGGCCAACGCCACCAGCACCGGGCACCTGGCGAGCCGAAGGTGCTCGCCGCGGCCAGCGACGCTGTCCTCGCCGCGCTGTACCCCGACGGTGAGCTGTGGCGGCTCGATGGCACGGGCAGCCCGCAGCAGCTCACCCTCCGCGTCGGCGACGCCCAGATCCGGCCGCGCGACATCGAGGTCGTCCCTGGCACGGGCCGTATCGTGATCGCCACCCAGCCCGACTACGGTCGTCTCGGGGGCGCTCTGGCCGTCATCGATCCCGGCCGCGGTCCCGTCGTGCTCAAGGACGTCATCCCCTGGCAGGGAGTACGAGCACTCACCAGCGACGGCGGGGTGCTGCTGCTAGGGAGCGAGATCTGGGGAGGGATCGGCGCCGAGCCCCTCGCGCGCGAGGCCGTGGTCGGGGCCTACCGCGATCTGAGCGCGACGCCGGAGTGGGACCTCGTGCCGGTGCCGGGGGCCACGGCGATCGTCGGCCTCGAGGTCGTGGACGGACACCCCGTGGGCGTGACGGACGGTGGAATCGTCTTCACGATCGACCCGTCCGTCCCCGAGGTCGTCTGGCGCGTCGACGTGGGCGCCAGCGTGAGGGCCATGACGGTCGCCGACGGCTACCTCCACGTCGCGACCGCCGCCGGCGTGGTGCGGGTGAACCCGTGGACGACCGTCACCGCCACGGTCCTCGCCGGCGACGCGACCGCGGTCGCCGCGCGCACCCGGGGATGCGGGCTGGTGGCCGTGGTGGACCGCGACCTCCTAGTCGGCCGCGTCTAG
- a CDS encoding acetoin utilization protein AcuC yields the protein MVWDPALARYDFGPQHPLAPVRVELTVALIEALGLSTGPSVRVVAPGSYDEDELLRLHRPDFVEAVQRVSADPSIRADLVHGLGPGDNPIFPDMHAASMAVCAASKQAARVMWEGQAAHAFNPAGGLHHAMPDRAAGFCIYNDPAVAIDWLLEHGAGRVCYLDVDVHHGDGVQEMFIDDPRVLTISLHESGRFLFPGTGFPDEIGGPGAEGSSANVPFHPGTTGPIWFEAFDQVVVPLVTAFAPDVLVTQLGCDTHATDPLAHLALRMDDYRALAARIHELAHHAAGGRWVATGGGGYQIVQVVPRAWATMFAAMVGADAPTRVPERWQQLARERTGRDAPVDFDDPGLVQEGVERQARRAADEAVAAVRRLILPRHGIPAWAAGRRR from the coding sequence CTGGTGTGGGACCCTGCCCTGGCCCGGTACGACTTCGGACCTCAGCATCCACTCGCGCCGGTCCGGGTCGAGTTGACCGTCGCGCTCATCGAGGCGCTCGGGCTGAGCACCGGACCGTCGGTGCGGGTGGTGGCGCCGGGGTCGTACGACGAGGACGAGCTACTGCGCCTGCACCGGCCCGACTTCGTCGAGGCGGTGCAGCGGGTCAGCGCCGATCCGAGCATCCGCGCCGATCTGGTCCACGGTCTGGGTCCCGGAGACAACCCGATCTTCCCCGACATGCACGCAGCCTCGATGGCGGTCTGCGCCGCGTCGAAGCAGGCTGCACGGGTCATGTGGGAGGGCCAAGCCGCGCACGCCTTCAACCCGGCGGGTGGGCTGCACCACGCCATGCCCGACCGGGCAGCCGGGTTCTGCATCTACAACGATCCGGCCGTCGCGATCGACTGGTTGCTGGAGCATGGTGCGGGACGTGTCTGCTACCTCGACGTCGATGTGCACCACGGTGACGGGGTGCAGGAGATGTTCATCGACGATCCGCGCGTGCTGACCATCTCCCTGCACGAGTCCGGGCGGTTCCTGTTCCCTGGCACCGGCTTCCCGGACGAGATCGGAGGACCCGGTGCCGAGGGGTCGTCGGCCAACGTTCCCTTCCATCCCGGCACCACCGGCCCGATCTGGTTCGAGGCGTTCGACCAGGTCGTCGTCCCGCTCGTCACCGCGTTCGCCCCGGACGTGCTCGTGACCCAGCTCGGCTGCGACACGCACGCGACCGATCCGCTCGCGCACCTGGCGCTGCGGATGGATGACTACCGCGCCTTGGCTGCGCGCATCCACGAGCTCGCGCATCACGCGGCCGGTGGGCGCTGGGTGGCGACGGGCGGCGGCGGCTACCAGATCGTCCAGGTCGTGCCGCGAGCCTGGGCCACGATGTTCGCGGCGATGGTCGGCGCTGACGCCCCGACCCGGGTGCCCGAGCGGTGGCAGCAGCTCGCACGCGAGCGCACCGGGCGCGATGCACCGGTGGACTTCGACGATCCCGGGCTGGTCCAGGAGGGCGTCGAGCGGCAGGCGCGTCGCGCCGCCGACGAGGCGGTCGCGGCCGTGCGCCGCCTCATCCTGCCGCGGCACGGGATCCCGGCGTGGGCCGCCGGGCGGCGGCGGTAG
- a CDS encoding helix-turn-helix domain-containing protein has product MRRELLTAAEVADQLRVSTMTVYRLIRSGELPAVRVGRNYRVAAEALDEYLQAQLVNVDEAANPD; this is encoded by the coding sequence ATGAGGCGCGAACTGCTCACTGCTGCCGAGGTAGCTGACCAGCTACGGGTCTCGACCATGACCGTCTACCGGCTGATCCGCAGCGGCGAGCTGCCCGCGGTCCGGGTCGGACGCAACTACCGCGTGGCTGCCGAGGCTCTGGACGAGTACCTGCAGGCGCAGCTCGTCAACGTCGACGAGGCCGCGAACCCGGACTGA
- a CDS encoding SAM-dependent chlorinase/fluorinase, with protein MATYDVVTFLSDFGRRDIFVGVCHGVLARGAPHARVIDLTHEVPAHDVLTGALLLARAVAHLPSAVHLAVVDPGVGTDRRGIALAVARGDVLVGPDNGLLLPATDELGGVIEAYGLPANRTASATFDGRDVFAPAAARIASGKQLAELGPPITDLKTVTVPVAEVEEASVHCRVLLVDRFGNCQLSATPADAAAAGLPDVMSVTTPRAEHRAHRVRAFGDLEPHHLGLIEDSDGQLALVLPRAAAAAELGIEPGDRIVLRP; from the coding sequence GTGGCGACCTACGACGTCGTCACGTTCCTCAGCGACTTCGGTCGTCGCGACATCTTCGTGGGGGTCTGCCACGGCGTCCTGGCGCGTGGAGCGCCCCATGCCCGCGTGATCGACCTGACGCACGAGGTCCCAGCGCACGATGTCCTGACCGGTGCGCTGCTGCTGGCCCGGGCCGTTGCTCACCTCCCGTCCGCCGTGCACCTCGCCGTCGTGGATCCGGGCGTCGGGACCGACCGCCGGGGTATCGCGCTCGCCGTGGCCCGTGGTGATGTCCTGGTCGGCCCCGACAACGGGCTGCTCCTCCCCGCCACCGACGAGCTGGGTGGCGTGATCGAGGCCTACGGTCTCCCGGCGAACCGGACCGCCTCGGCCACCTTCGACGGCCGCGACGTGTTCGCTCCTGCCGCGGCGCGGATCGCCTCCGGGAAGCAGCTTGCGGAGCTGGGTCCACCGATCACCGATCTGAAGACGGTCACGGTTCCCGTCGCCGAGGTGGAGGAGGCGTCCGTGCACTGTCGTGTGCTCCTCGTCGACCGGTTCGGCAACTGCCAGCTCTCGGCCACCCCGGCTGACGCGGCGGCAGCAGGTCTGCCAGACGTGATGTCGGTGACGACCCCGAGGGCGGAGCACCGTGCCCATCGGGTCCGTGCCTTCGGGGACCTCGAACCACACCATCTCGGGCTCATCGAGGACAGCGACGGCCAGCTCGCTCTGGTCCTGCCGCGCGCTGCGGCCGCTGCGGAGCTGGGGATCGAGCCGGGCGACCGCATCGTCTTGCGCCCTTGA
- a CDS encoding NAD-dependent epimerase/dehydratase family protein: MVDARRVLVTGISGTLAGLLARRLEERDDIAYLVGVDVREPRHDLSRTEFVRADIRNPLVARIITATEVDTIVHLGTLTAPGRAGGRTRMKEQNVIGGMQLLAAAQKSQTVERFVLKSTTAVYGSDYSDPALFREDNTPRVPPKSGYAKDATEVEGYARAYGRRRKDATLTILRFANFLGPRVESAMGAYFSLPVIPSVLGFDPRLQFCHEDDAVEVLFRSVTEDHPGIYNVAGEGTLFLSQCVRIAGRVPAPVPLPLVSAVASLVRRTGRVDFSPEQLRFLQFGRVGDTARLREQFGYEPEYTTRETFEDFVRTRRIRGLVHRDDVVRWERELYDFIQRHGQERFAGSRRGG, translated from the coding sequence GTGGTCGACGCTCGCCGCGTCCTGGTGACCGGCATCTCCGGCACGCTCGCCGGGCTGCTGGCTCGACGTCTCGAGGAGCGCGACGACATCGCCTACCTCGTCGGGGTCGACGTGCGCGAGCCTCGACACGACCTGAGCCGCACCGAGTTCGTCCGTGCGGACATCCGCAACCCCCTCGTCGCCCGCATCATCACGGCCACCGAGGTCGACACGATCGTGCACCTCGGGACGCTCACGGCGCCGGGTCGCGCAGGTGGACGCACCCGCATGAAGGAGCAGAACGTCATCGGTGGGATGCAGCTGCTGGCGGCCGCCCAGAAGTCGCAGACCGTCGAGCGGTTCGTGCTCAAGTCGACCACCGCGGTCTACGGCAGCGACTACAGCGACCCGGCGCTGTTCCGCGAGGACAACACGCCCCGGGTGCCCCCCAAGAGCGGGTACGCGAAGGACGCGACCGAGGTCGAGGGCTACGCACGGGCTTACGGACGTCGCCGCAAGGACGCGACCCTGACGATCCTCCGCTTCGCGAACTTCCTCGGTCCGCGGGTCGAGTCGGCGATGGGTGCGTACTTCTCGCTGCCGGTCATCCCGTCCGTGCTCGGGTTCGATCCGCGTCTGCAGTTCTGCCACGAGGACGATGCGGTCGAGGTGCTGTTCCGGTCGGTGACCGAGGACCACCCAGGGATCTACAACGTCGCGGGTGAGGGGACGCTGTTCCTATCCCAGTGCGTCCGCATCGCTGGTCGTGTGCCGGCGCCGGTGCCGTTGCCGCTGGTCAGCGCGGTCGCGTCGTTGGTGCGCCGCACGGGGCGGGTCGACTTCTCGCCGGAGCAGCTGCGGTTCCTGCAGTTCGGTCGGGTGGGAGACACCGCTCGGCTCCGCGAGCAGTTCGGCTACGAACCGGAGTACACCACCCGCGAGACCTTCGAGGACTTCGTCCGCACCCGTCGGATCCGTGGCCTGGTCCACCGCGACGACGTCGTGCGGTGGGAGCGTGAGCTGTACGACTTCATCCAGCGGCATGGTCAGGAACGCTTCGCCGGCTCCCGGAGAGGAGGCTGA
- a CDS encoding acyltransferase family protein yields MAEQRAARHGRARCAALTNEGRPCRNYAVEAGFCRVHAPSDDDAPPASADVPEPEPARPEGGIELLAGLQAVLGDGWTDHVRDVAGFLRRRITGDYDVDPFGLDTDFLDHVFLPLVRPLHRYYWRIRSIGAERIPEGGALVVANHAGTLPIDGLMTKLDLYEQTGRHARELGADLVFRLPFSGHMGRKTGATLASNEDAERLLTSGELVAVWPEGFKGVGKPWSERYKLQRFGRGGFVSVALRTQTPIIPTAIVGSEEIYPLLYNLKTIARLFGLPYFPIVAQMLALPVLGPLALLPLPSKWVIEYGEPIDTSEYGPDAADDPMAVFELTDRVRDTIQQMLYRNLMGRRGVFV; encoded by the coding sequence ATGGCCGAGCAGCGCGCCGCCCGGCACGGCCGGGCGCGTTGCGCCGCGTTGACCAACGAGGGTCGACCGTGCCGCAACTACGCCGTCGAGGCGGGCTTCTGCCGCGTACATGCGCCCAGCGACGACGACGCCCCGCCCGCATCCGCCGACGTCCCCGAGCCGGAGCCGGCACGTCCCGAGGGCGGCATCGAGCTGCTGGCGGGGTTGCAGGCGGTACTCGGCGACGGCTGGACCGATCACGTGCGCGACGTCGCCGGCTTCCTCCGACGTCGTATCACCGGCGACTACGACGTCGACCCCTTCGGTCTCGACACCGACTTCCTCGACCACGTCTTCCTGCCACTGGTGCGGCCGCTGCACCGTTACTACTGGCGCATCCGCAGCATCGGCGCCGAGCGCATCCCCGAGGGCGGCGCGCTGGTCGTCGCCAACCACGCGGGGACGCTTCCCATCGACGGGCTCATGACCAAGCTGGACCTGTACGAGCAGACCGGCCGTCACGCCCGTGAGCTCGGGGCGGACCTGGTGTTCCGGCTGCCCTTCAGCGGCCACATGGGGCGCAAGACCGGCGCCACGCTGGCGTCGAACGAGGACGCCGAGCGGCTCCTCACCAGCGGTGAACTCGTGGCCGTATGGCCCGAGGGGTTCAAGGGCGTCGGCAAGCCGTGGAGCGAGCGCTACAAGCTGCAGCGGTTCGGTCGCGGGGGCTTCGTGTCGGTCGCTCTGCGCACCCAGACCCCGATCATCCCCACCGCGATCGTCGGGTCGGAGGAGATCTACCCGCTGCTGTACAACCTCAAGACGATCGCGCGCCTGTTCGGGCTGCCCTACTTCCCCATCGTCGCGCAGATGCTGGCGCTGCCGGTGCTGGGGCCGCTCGCCCTGCTGCCCCTTCCGAGCAAATGGGTGATCGAGTACGGCGAACCGATCGACACCAGCGAGTACGGCCCCGACGCGGCCGACGACCCGATGGCCGTGTTCGAGCTCACCGACCGGGTCCGGGACACGATCCAGCAGATGCTCTACCGCAACCTCATGGGACGGCGGGGCGTGTTCGTCTAG